CGCTCGACAACTCAACACCGGACGCAAAGCGGTAGCCATCATTGGCGATGGCGCCATGTCTGCAGGTATGGCGTTCGAAGCACTCAATCACGCTGGCGATGTCAAAGCGGACATGTTGGTCATTTTAAATGACAACGAGATGTCGATTTCGAAACCAGTCGGCGCGTTATCTAGCTATTTCGCTCGCATTTGGGCGAGTAAAACCTACGACAACATCCGTAAAAGTGGTCAAAAAGTTTTCTCTGGGCTTCCCTCCGCTCTTGAGCTAGCTCGCAAAGCTGAAGAACACATGAAAGGCATGGTATCGCCGGGCATGATGTTTGAAGAACTAGGTTTTAATTATATTGGCCCTATTGATGGTCATGATATGGACCATTTATTGACAACCATCGCCAATTTAAAAGACCGTTCTGGCCCTCAGTTTTTGCACGTTATCACAAAAAAAGGCAAAGGCTTTGAACCAGCAGAAGGCGATCCGATTGGCTATCATGCCATCAATAAAATAGAACCTGACCCAAAGCCTAACAACGAAAAAAGCAAACTACCAAAGTACTGTAATGTCTTCGGAACTTGGGTGTGTGATGCCGCCGAGCAAGACAACAGGCTTGTCGCGATCACACCAGCAATGAAAGAAGGTTCCGACCTTATTGAATTCGCAGAGCGCTTCCCTGACCGATACTTCGACGTCGCCATCGCAGAACAGCATGCTGTAACTTTAGCGGCTGGAATGGCTTGTGATGGTGTAAAACCGGTCGTTGCTATCTACTCAACCTTTTTACAGCGCGCTTATGACCAACTTATTCACGATGTAGCCTTGCAAAACCTTGACGTACTGTTTGCCATTGATCGTGCAGGATTAGTGGGCGAAGACGGTCCGACTCATGCTGGCGTTTACGACTTAACGTACCTACGCTGTATTCCAAACATGGTTGTGATGGCGCCGTCTGACGAAGACGAATGCCGTAAAATGCTGCAAACAGGGTATGAGTACCAAGGTCCTGCGGCGGTTCGCTACCCTCGTGGAACCGGCCAAGGGGTAACAATTGAGCCAACGCTGTCGACGCTGGCTATTGGTAAGTCTCGTACCTTACGAACAGGCCAGTCTGGCATTGTCATCTGTGGTTTTGGTCGTCCAACTTACGACGCACTAAACGCCGCCGAAAGCCTAGATGCCACGTTATTAGACATGCGCTTTGTGAAACCCATCGATGAAGCCGCCTTATTGGCGCAACGCGATGCCAAGCTCATCGTGACAGTGGAAGAGAACGCTATCATGGGTGGTGCAGGCTCTGCAGTAAGTGAGTTTTTACTGGCGAACAACATTACCATTCCAACGCTTCAACTTGGTTTACCGGATCAATATGAAGAGCACGCCAGTCATGCGTCCATGTTAAAACGCGTCGGACTGGATGCTGACGGTATTTTGCTCAGTATCCAAGACAAACTAAAAAACAATTAACCTACTCTTCTCACCATAAGGCCACGCTTGTATTGACGATAAGCGTGGCTTTTTTATTTCAAACAGCGTTTCGCTTCATCTAACACCGTGTGAACTCGACTTGGTAACAGCTTGTTTCGATGCACGCCAAGATAAAGTGTCTCGGTAACCGATTTGGGTAATTGATTGACACAAATACTGTAGGGCTTATTAAAGGCCGCAATGGCATGACGAGGTAAAACGGTAAAGCCTAATCCCATGGCAACAGGTTCAAGAATTAAGCTAATTTGATTACAAAAACCCGATCGCTCGAAAGTTTGCCCTTCCTCAAATTCAGGGTAATTTGCTCCCAGCAGTAAACCAGCGTGATAAGCCCCATCAGGATGATCAATAAAACCTAATGCTTGTAATTGCGCCCAACTTGGTGATTGAACAGTGTGAGGCGTCACCAAAAGCAACTCCTCCTCTCCTATCGGCTGAATGTGAACCTCATTCATCATCGATGAACTGGTCATGAAACCAATATCTACTTTGTGTTCAGAAATCAATCGTTCGACTTCTCGATTTGGCGCGAAACGATAATCTATGACCAACTTGGGGTGTTTCTTTTGCAGAAGCAGCAATTGTTGATACAACTTAAGGCCAACACTGCCCGGCGATACCACACGCACCAATCCTTCAAAGGCAGGATCATCTCCAACATGCTTTTCAAGCTCGGCTAAACCACTCAGAACGATTCGTCCCTCTTGATATAAACGCTCGCCAGCATCCGTCAAGGTAAACTGTTTACCATGACGAATTAATAACGGCCGCCCAAGTTGTTCTTCTAGTTTACGAACATGCTGACTGACACCAGATTGCGTCATATTTAACTGCTCAGCAGTACGAGTAAAGTGCGAAACGTCAACCAAAGTACAAAAACTACGCAACCAAAGTGGATTGATCATTACAAAATATACTCATAGACATTTCAAACGATAATTTTACTTAATGCTTATGGATTTGTAACCTACAGAAAATCTCAACAAAGGAAAAAATCATGAGCAATGTTTACCCACGCAATTTTTCACATATTGGTATTTCTGTACCGGACCTAGACAAAGCCGTCGAGTTTTACACGCAAGTCATGGGATGGTATTTAATTATGAAACCCACAGACATCACAGAAGACAAAAGCCCTATTGGTGAAATGTGTACTGAGGTTTTTGGTGGAGGCTGGGAGAAATTTCGTATCGCCCACTTATCAACAGGCGACCGAGTAGGCGTCGAAATATTTGAATTTAAAAACCAAGTTAACCCAGAAAATAATTTTGAGTATTGGAAAACAGGCATCTTTCATTTTTGCGTTCAAGATCCAAATGTCGAAGAACTGGCAGAACGTATTGTTGCTGCGGGCGGTAAAAAGCGTATGGAAAAACCTCGTTATTACTATCCTGGCACTAAGCCTTACCGCATGATTTACATGGAAGACCCATTCGGTAATATTCTAGAAATCTACAGCCACAGCTATGAGCTTATATACAGTGAAGGCGCTTACTAAATAGAACACTACAAGAGCTCGATGACATGGAACTCATCAAGCTCTACTTTTTATTTAGGCGCCGCGTGGCGCAAACATAATGATCGCCATTCCTAACAGTGCCACACCAGACCCAATCATATCCCACGTCGTTGGGCGAATACCGTCTACAACCCACAACCATAAAACAGCCATGAAAATATAAACGCCACCGTAGGCTGCATACACTCTTCCAGAAGCGGTTGGATGCAATGTCAGCAACCAAGCAAATACAGCCAAACTTAAGGCCGCTGGCACCAATAACCAAATGGGTTTGCCTTCACGCAACCAAAGATAAGGCAAGTAACAACCGACAATTTCTGCCAGTGCTGTCACCATAAAAAGACCCACTGTTTTTAACTCAGGCAAAAGAAGATTCCCATTCATATTGACAAACGACATCGCCAACACGTTAGCAAACGTGCCAGGGTAATAACATGACTCCCGCCATCATACCCTCTCTTCGCGTTCTAATCAGAAAGGACTTGCTGCTCTTTTTTGTCGATGCGTTTATTACTTAAATAAATCATTGTAACCGCAGCGACTAATAACAAAATCGCAAAGTATCGGTAATCATCCAAAGGAATGATTTTATTCTCTAACCAACCAAAATGGTCTATCAACAAGCTCATGATTAACTGACCGGAAATGGTACACACTGTCGCGGCAGCAATACCAATTTTAGGCACAGCAAAGACCACAATTAACATGTACATTACGCCAAATAAAGCGCCGCTAAGTTGCCACTTAGGCGCACTAAAAAGAGAGACTTCATGATTCGATTCAAAGAAGAAAAACAACAAGAACGAAATCGCAAAGCCAATTACAAAAGTCAGCCAAGCGCTGGCAATCACACCAACATTATGACCAAGACGTCCATTAATGGAAGATTGCACAGACAGAGCAATGCCACCCAATACCAACATAAAAATTGCAAAAAATACGGTCATCATTCTACTCCTGACTCAACAACCAAAGGGCGGCTAAAATCATTACTAACGCCAAAGCTCGATACGGGTCAATCCCGCGCTTTTCACTGCCCAACAAACCATAATGATCAATCACCAGACTCATGCCGATTTGTCCTAACAAAACACTCGTCATCGTCATACCGACACCGATAATCGGTGTGGCTATAGTCAGAAAAACCACATAAATAGGTCCTAATACACCGCCAGTAAGCAACCATTTAGGCTGCTTAAATAGCTCAGGTAAATTTGGCTTAGCAAAGAAAATCATAATCAAGGACAGCAATATTGAACCAATCATAAAAATAGCCAATGTCGCTGAAAAATGTCCGGCTAACTCACCTAATGGCCCCAAAAGACCAGCCTCAACTGACAACCCCATGCCCGCCGCCAACACCAAGAGATACACCACAATTTGCATACTTTTATTCCGCTCGTTTTCGTTGCGAACATTGTTGATTGATGCTTAAATTAAATCAATAACATAGATGACAAGTGATAATTGCATTATGAGCATCAAACCTCTTAGGGTGTTTCTTTCCGTTGCTAAAACCGGCAGCTTCGTTGCGGCAGCACGGGAGTTGGAGTTACCGCCCTCCTCGGTTTCTCGGTACATTTCCAGCCTGGAAGAAGAGCTCGGCCAACGCCTATTTTATCGACACACTCGGGCCGTAAAACTGACCGAAGTGGGCGACTATTACTTCGCCGAAGTCAGAGAAGCATTAACCAGTTTAGATCTAGCTACGGAGCAGGTAAAAGGCTCCCTTCTTACACCTCAAGGCAACTTAAACATCAATGCGCCTGTGTCATTTGGCCGATTGCACTTATCCCAATTAATCTGCCAGTTCCAACAACGCTACCCTGACATTAATGTTGAATTGATGCTTACCGATGCCTACGTTGATCCTGTCGCTAATGGTTCTGACATTGTTATTCGCATTGGTGGCTTTGAAGACTCTAGTCTGAATTACCAAACCATTGCTGACGAACAATTCGTACTCTGCGCTGCACCAAGCTATTTAGAAACCATAAAAGAACACACTAAGAATCTATCCCAGCCTAAGCAATTGCTCGACTTTAATTGTTTGGTGTATAAGGGTAATAACGGGCGTCGCAACTGGTTCTTTCGACAAGAAGGCAAACCAGCATTTGAATGCATCGAAGTCACTGGCAACCTATGCAGTAATAATGCCGATATATTGGTACAAGCGGCGTTGGCTGGCCAGGGGATTATTTTATTTCCACGCTGGTTGGTGTTTCAATATTTGGCTACAGGGGAGTTAGTTACCTTGCTAGAAAGCTGGGAAGGATCGGAACGGGACACACCGCAAAGTATTTATGCGCTATACCCTGGCAATCGAATGAAGTCGTCAAAGGTTCTGTATTTTCTGGAATTTATGTCCGAATTTTTTGGTCATTCTGATCCGTATTGGGGTAAACGCCCCCAACCGACAACATAAAAAAGAGGCGGACACACAAGGTATCAGCCTCTGCAATTTTTCTTCTGCCTTATCTTGCCGTGATCACGTCCATCACTAGCTTACCGTCTACTTTGATTGGGCCATCTTCTTTCGCACCCAAGGTGTATTCAAAAATACCGGTTTTCATACCACCAGCTTCGCCATGTAACATCAACATTAGCATATCTCCGGACTTAACTGGTTCAGTCAGAATGGCGGCAACATCATGGTTTTTGCCTTTTTTAAGTGGCGCATACGCAACAACAGGACCTGGTTTTTTAGACTTGTCAGTACGGTGAACAACCAACCAGCCGTTGCTTTCCGCCATTATCATATCGGCACTGACTGTTCCACCAGACACATCCTGATCACTGCCTTTAACCGCTAGTTTGCCATTCATTCCACTAGCCAATACCGCGCCAGTCATTGCTAAAATACCGAAAACAAGAGTAATGCGTGCAAGTGTGTTTTTCATAATAAACCTCTAAATTGTGTCTCGTTGAAATAGCATGATTTTGTTTCACATCTTTAGCTACGGGAGCACTCTGAAAAAGTTTCAGAAAATAGAGATTTAACATTTTCTTTGTATTACTCAGGCAATGATCTACTCAGATCACAAAGACGTTGGATACAATCTGCCATGAATAGCAGGACCCGTTGGCACCCCTGTCGGTGACCCGCCCATTGGTTCGACACTAATACCAAACGTTGCATGACGAATGATCGCAGGATCATAGTCAATTTTCTTCTGTATCGGATTGGCAACATTCGCTAGCAACCCTAAAGAACGCGGTGCTGGGCCAATGTCATCAGATTTAATCCACAACTGATAGGTTTTGCCAGCTTGGCCTTGAGCCATCACAGGACGAACCGTAAGCTGGCGAGTATTAATATCGAGCGACATAATAAAAGCTGGCTGGCTATCATCCGCTTGAAAAACAGCAACAAAAGGCGCATTCGCTTGAACTGTCGGCTCAATAGTCGGATTCACAACCATAAAGACAGCAAGACATGCGGCAATGGCCGATGCACCAAACGCCGTAAAACGCCAGCGTTTCAATTTCACTCTCATAGCATCCATCTCAACCACAACAGGCGACGCCTTTGCAGATTCGCTCTTTTCACTCGCGATTTTTTTCTCAGTATTTTTCTCGGTACTTTTCTCGGCACTTTGATCAAGCTTGATCAAAATCTCGTCGAACAAGCCTTCTCTTGGCTCTGCATCCTGTACATATTCGTTTAATCCAGCAAGATGCGCCTGCCATCTGACAATCGCTTGGTCAAGCAATGGATCACTTTCTCGGCGCACTTCTACTGCGTCGCGCTCAGTCTTTTCTAAAGTACCAAGCACATATTCTGCTGCCAACGTGTGGATAGAGGTTTCTTCATCGTTATTCATAGATTCATACAACCTTGCAGCTGTTTAATGCCGCGATGCAGCCAAGTTTTAATCGTCCCTAACGGTTGATTAAAACGCTCGGCAAGCTCCTGACGAGAATCTCCGTCTAAATAAGCCGCCTTAATCATCTCTGATCTAGGCGATTCGAGCCCAGCTAAACAAGCCTCTAATGTTAATAGTTCTCGACTCTTAGCAAAAGAGTCGTCTGGCGTCATAGAATCATCGGCTATCAAGTCAAAGTCCACATCGATATCGCTATCGGGGAGTTGATTTTTTCGCACTTCATCAATAGTACGATTGCGTGCAATCGTCGCCATCCAAGTAATTGGTGAGGCAACACGGGTATCATACGCCGATGCCTTTTCCCATATCCTTAGATAAACCTCCTGTAATACTTCTTCGGATAAGGACTGACGCTTTAAGATACGGTAAACAATACCAAAAAGTTTCCGGTGAGTGGCTTGATATAATTCAGAAAAAGCGTGACGGTCTTCTTGAGCTACTCTACTGAGCAAGTGCGCCAGTGATTCTGTCGTGTGTTGTTCTGACAAAGAAGATTCATTCATAAGAAAATAGCAATGAAATATCCATTAGTTAATATTTTAACGGGCGTTGCTTGCATTGACGTTTGAAGGTTATAAAAATACCAACCCTTAAACTTCATCAACAACCGCAAGACGTGCAAAGCCTAGCGTTGCTTATATTGAGTTGGGCAGTAGCCTCTGCTCACACTAGACGATCTAAGCAGTAAATGCTTCGTTTTTCGCCCGCTGGCACGCTCTCGCCACAATTTAAAACTACTGAGTTTTAAGCTCTTTCGCATGAGTTTGATAACCGCTTGCTCATTCAAACCAAACTGGTGTTCAATCGCTTCAAATGGCGTTCTATCTTCCCAAGCCATCTCTAATATTCTTGATTGTTCGTCTACACTAAACTGCATACCGCTTCCCTAAACTTTATCGTTATAGAGAGCTCTTACGTCAATAAATACTTTTCAGTTCAGTAAAAATGAGTAAATCCACTTATCTATTTTTTTATTCCCTCTTGCACAACCCAATACATATAAACGATAATCATTTGCAACTAAATTACATCTCACTTTTTATGCTAACTGAAGCCGAAATCCCCCTAAAACAAAACCATACCCTTCAACAAGGACTCACCAGTAAACGGATGATAATTCCAATGGCACTTGTCATGCTTTGGCTTATTCCGAGTTTACGTGACATCGTCTACTCCGTATTGGCTGACGCCTTTTTGCAAGTCTCTGCTTTCGTAGCACTAACACTCGCGCTCTATTACGGAATAAGCCACAACTTAAACGCCACGCCTCTACAGCATTGGATGCGGAAGAAACCTTATCGCGAGATCGTTTTTGCCGGCCTTATGGGCGTTTTACCTGGATGTGGTGGCGCGATTGTCGTGATTACTCAATATACCCAAGGGAAAATAAGCTTCGGCGCGGTGGTCGCTGTCCTCACTAGCACAATGGGAGACGCGGCATTCTTATTGATCAGTCAACAACCAAAAGACGCGGTCATCGTGTTGTCAATTAGCATCGTGGTCGGAATCGTGTCAGGTCTTGTGACGGATTCTTTTTTGCCCGCACCAAAACAAGAACTTGTTCACTCAGCCAGTCAAAGAGGCACAATATCACTGCCACATCCAAGTCTTTTTGGCATCTGGGTCAGCCGTATAAGCATCGTATTTTGGTGCCTACTCATTATTCCTGCCAGCGCCATCGCCCTGCTTCTTGCCATGCAATACAACGTCAATGATTTACTGGGGCTACCAGATAAATCGATAAAATACCTTGGCGCCATTGCCGGTTTTATATGCTTATTGCTGTGGGCGTTGTCCGCTAAAAATGATCGCTATTCTGAATTAACAAAAGAAAATGATAATACGCTTCCCAAACATTGGATTCGAAAAGTCGCTCAAGACACACAATTTGTAACAAGTTGGGTTGTCGTCGCGTTTATCCTGTTCGAACTCATCCTCCTTTTTGTTGGTGATGGCCTACTCAACTCATTAAAACTATTGGGCAGCACGACTGTATTCTTTGCGACCATGGTTGGCCTATTACCCGGCTGTGGTCCACAAATCATGGTGACTGGCCTTTACCTACAAGGCGCAATTCCCTTGTCGGCACAAATAGCCAATGCAATCAGTAACGACGGCGACGCACTCTTTCCCGCCATCGCTCTGGCACCAAAAGCGGCGTTAATCGCCACGGTGTATTCCACTGTTCCCGCCTTAATGGCAGGATACACATACTATTGGTTGGTTGAATCGGTCTAGCGTCTAAATGATAATCTATACCAACACTTGTCGTGTGTTAGCAATGTAGTTATGAACCTGATCCTCAATATCAGGGTCAACCATGGTTTTTGGACGACAACTGTTAGGGCAAGCCATATTCGGGGTTGTGCCAAACAATCGACAGATTAATGGACGATCGTCATATACCTCACAACCATTAGGCCCCAAATGCACGCAGGTAAAATCCTCTAATGCTGCATCATGTTCAGCGTCTGTTTTCACTGGGAGATTCGAGATTTCTTCTGAAGACGTCGTTACTGGACCGCAGCAATCGTGGCAACCCGGTGTACATTCGAACGATGGTATATGCTCGCGCAGGCGCACTATGATGTCTCGGTTATTATTCATTTATACTCTCTACTTTATAACTGCTTAGCCTTATTGCTCTCTATCTGTCCCAATTTTCTATGGGCATCATGTCATGGTTTATCCGTTTGTGTAATGATACAACCTAACATCATAAAATAAGCGTTAGTGGCCTATATCGTTATTAACATCGTTTGTTTTTCGTAATGGATTTAGTCATCCATCATTTGAGTGAGTTTTATGCAAATAATTGAAGTATTGGTTGAATGGGTCTACCTCCATTGGGTCACCATCATCGTTATTTTGCACGTTTCCTTATCGTTTTTCACATCGTTACATGTACTATTATTTAAAGAAAATGAACGTACCTCACTGGCTTGGATTGGCCTTGTCATATTTTCGCCCGTTATCGGAAGTCTTTTTTATTGGTTGTTTGGAATAAATCGCATCAAGCGTTTAGCGCAAAAAAAACACCCTAAAGCGTCTAAACAATATTGCCGACTCTCGAAAAAAATCAATAAATTCAATCAGCTACCCAAACATTGGAATTCAGCTATCATTGCAGGATATAACATTCATCCTATAAATTACGTCGCTGATAACCGAGTTGAACCGCTCATTAATGGAGATGTAGCCTACCCTTCAATGATTGAATCAATTAAAAACGCAAAACTTCATGTTGTCTTATCAAGTTATATATTTGATTACGATTCACTTGGACGCCAATTTGTTAACGCGTTAGCAGAAGCTCATCAACGAGGCGTTATTGTGAATGTTTTGCTGGATGGCATTGGCATTGGCTACAGCTGGCACAAGTCAGACCGAGCGTTAAAAAAACTCGGGGTTAATACTGCCCGCTTTTTACCCGCCATTTCGTTGACAGGCATTCGCTTTATCAATCTAAGAAACCATAGAAAAATACTCAGTATTGATGGTGAAGTCGCTTACATTGGAGGATTGAACGTCAGTAAGAATAATCTGGTAAAATCTGCAACACATCCCATAGATGATGTGCATTTTAAAGTCACAGGTCCCGTGATTGACCAGATCAGTCAAGTATTTACAGAAGATTGGGGGTTTGCGACAGGTGAATTAATTCAATTCCCCCATTTTAACCCAAATACACTCGAACAAAAAAACAATCACTCCGTCGTTGCCCGAGTCATTCAAGATGGTCCTGATGAACACCATAATAGAATACGATGGACATTAATCAACGCATTAGTTTGCGCACAAACAAGCGTAAAAATCATAACGCCCTACTTTATCCCGGACCAAACTTTAATGACGTCGCTTCATGCCGCCGCATTACGAGGAGTGTCAGTCGAAATCATAGTACCTGAACACAGCAACATTCCTTTTGTCGACTGGGTGATGGAAGCCAATTTTTCAAGAATAATGGAACACGGTATACAGATATACAAAAACAAGCGGCCTTTTGACCACAGTAAAGTGGTCATTATCGATGATATTTGGTCCTTTATAGGTTCCACCAACTGGGACGCCAGAAGCCTTGAATTCAATTTTGAAATTAACCTAGAATGTTTTGATACGGGTCTTAATACACAACTAACCGAACTGTTTACTTTAAAGAAACGCAACGCAAGCCTCGTTATTGAGGATGAAATGGATAAATTGCCCATCTACAAAAAAATTCGTAATAACTTGTTTCGTTTATTCTCACCCTACCT
This genomic stretch from Marinomonas primoryensis harbors:
- a CDS encoding YkgJ family cysteine cluster protein, yielding MNNNRDIIVRLREHIPSFECTPGCHDCCGPVTTSSEEISNLPVKTDAEHDAALEDFTCVHLGPNGCEVYDDRPLICRLFGTTPNMACPNSCRPKTMVDPDIEDQVHNYIANTRQVLV
- a CDS encoding lactoylglutathione lyase family protein; this encodes MSNVYPRNFSHIGISVPDLDKAVEFYTQVMGWYLIMKPTDITEDKSPIGEMCTEVFGGGWEKFRIAHLSTGDRVGVEIFEFKNQVNPENNFEYWKTGIFHFCVQDPNVEELAERIVAAGGKKRMEKPRYYYPGTKPYRMIYMEDPFGNILEIYSHSYELIYSEGAY
- a CDS encoding YnfA family protein, whose protein sequence is MPELKTVGLFMVTALAEIVGCYLPYLWLREGKPIWLLVPAALSLAVFAWLLTLHPTASGRVYAAYGGVYIFMAVLWLWVVDGIRPTTWDMIGSGVALLGMAIIMFAPRGA
- a CDS encoding DUF7282 domain-containing protein; the protein is MKNTLARITLVFGILAMTGAVLASGMNGKLAVKGSDQDVSGGTVSADMIMAESNGWLVVHRTDKSKKPGPVVAYAPLKKGKNHDVAAILTEPVKSGDMLMLMLHGEAGGMKTGIFEYTLGAKEDGPIKVDGKLVMDVITAR
- a CDS encoding LysR family transcriptional regulator, with the translated sequence MINPLWLRSFCTLVDVSHFTRTAEQLNMTQSGVSQHVRKLEEQLGRPLLIRHGKQFTLTDAGERLYQEGRIVLSGLAELEKHVGDDPAFEGLVRVVSPGSVGLKLYQQLLLLQKKHPKLVIDYRFAPNREVERLISEHKVDIGFMTSSSMMNEVHIQPIGEEELLLVTPHTVQSPSWAQLQALGFIDHPDGAYHAGLLLGANYPEFEEGQTFERSGFCNQISLILEPVAMGLGFTVLPRHAIAAFNKPYSICVNQLPKSVTETLYLGVHRNKLLPSRVHTVLDEAKRCLK
- a CDS encoding sigma-70 family RNA polymerase sigma factor codes for the protein MSEQHTTESLAHLLSRVAQEDRHAFSELYQATHRKLFGIVYRILKRQSLSEEVLQEVYLRIWEKASAYDTRVASPITWMATIARNRTIDEVRKNQLPDSDIDVDFDLIADDSMTPDDSFAKSRELLTLEACLAGLESPRSEMIKAAYLDGDSRQELAERFNQPLGTIKTWLHRGIKQLQGCMNL
- a CDS encoding LysR family transcriptional regulator, with the translated sequence MSIKPLRVFLSVAKTGSFVAAARELELPPSSVSRYISSLEEELGQRLFYRHTRAVKLTEVGDYYFAEVREALTSLDLATEQVKGSLLTPQGNLNINAPVSFGRLHLSQLICQFQQRYPDINVELMLTDAYVDPVANGSDIVIRIGGFEDSSLNYQTIADEQFVLCAAPSYLETIKEHTKNLSQPKQLLDFNCLVYKGNNGRRNWFFRQEGKPAFECIEVTGNLCSNNADILVQAALAGQGIILFPRWLVFQYLATGELVTLLESWEGSERDTPQSIYALYPGNRMKSSKVLYFLEFMSEFFGHSDPYWGKRPQPTT
- a CDS encoding anti-sigma factor, with the translated sequence MNNDEETSIHTLAAEYVLGTLEKTERDAVEVRRESDPLLDQAIVRWQAHLAGLNEYVQDAEPREGLFDEILIKLDQSAEKSTEKNTEKKIASEKSESAKASPVVVEMDAMRVKLKRWRFTAFGASAIAACLAVFMVVNPTIEPTVQANAPFVAVFQADDSQPAFIMSLDINTRQLTVRPVMAQGQAGKTYQLWIKSDDIGPAPRSLGLLANVANPIQKKIDYDPAIIRHATFGISVEPMGGSPTGVPTGPAIHGRLYPTSL
- a CDS encoding DMT family transporter, with amino-acid sequence MQIVVYLLVLAAGMGLSVEAGLLGPLGELAGHFSATLAIFMIGSILLSLIMIFFAKPNLPELFKQPKWLLTGGVLGPIYVVFLTIATPIIGVGMTMTSVLLGQIGMSLVIDHYGLLGSEKRGIDPYRALALVMILAALWLLSQE
- a CDS encoding DMT family transporter produces the protein MMTVFFAIFMLVLGGIALSVQSSINGRLGHNVGVIASAWLTFVIGFAISFLLFFFFESNHEVSLFSAPKWQLSGALFGVMYMLIVVFAVPKIGIAAATVCTISGQLIMSLLIDHFGWLENKIIPLDDYRYFAILLLVAAVTMIYLSNKRIDKKEQQVLSD
- the cls gene encoding cardiolipin synthase, with protein sequence MQIIEVLVEWVYLHWVTIIVILHVSLSFFTSLHVLLFKENERTSLAWIGLVIFSPVIGSLFYWLFGINRIKRLAQKKHPKASKQYCRLSKKINKFNQLPKHWNSAIIAGYNIHPINYVADNRVEPLINGDVAYPSMIESIKNAKLHVVLSSYIFDYDSLGRQFVNALAEAHQRGVIVNVLLDGIGIGYSWHKSDRALKKLGVNTARFLPAISLTGIRFINLRNHRKILSIDGEVAYIGGLNVSKNNLVKSATHPIDDVHFKVTGPVIDQISQVFTEDWGFATGELIQFPHFNPNTLEQKNNHSVVARVIQDGPDEHHNRIRWTLINALVCAQTSVKIITPYFIPDQTLMTSLHAAALRGVSVEIIVPEHSNIPFVDWVMEANFSRIMEHGIQIYKNKRPFDHSKVVIIDDIWSFIGSTNWDARSLEFNFEINLECFDTGLNTQLTELFTLKKRNASLVIEDEMDKLPIYKKIRNNLFRLFSPYL
- a CDS encoding putative manganese transporter is translated as MLWLIPSLRDIVYSVLADAFLQVSAFVALTLALYYGISHNLNATPLQHWMRKKPYREIVFAGLMGVLPGCGGAIVVITQYTQGKISFGAVVAVLTSTMGDAAFLLISQQPKDAVIVLSISIVVGIVSGLVTDSFLPAPKQELVHSASQRGTISLPHPSLFGIWVSRISIVFWCLLIIPASAIALLLAMQYNVNDLLGLPDKSIKYLGAIAGFICLLLWALSAKNDRYSELTKENDNTLPKHWIRKVAQDTQFVTSWVVVAFILFELILLFVGDGLLNSLKLLGSTTVFFATMVGLLPGCGPQIMVTGLYLQGAIPLSAQIANAISNDGDALFPAIALAPKAALIATVYSTVPALMAGYTYYWLVESV
- the dxs gene encoding 1-deoxy-D-xylulose-5-phosphate synthase is translated as MFEEIPTARPDTPLLDQVDSPADLRAFKKEQLPALVRELREFMLYSVGQTGGHFGAGLGVVELTVALHYLYNTPNDRIVWDVGHQAYPHKILTGRRDALLNIRQESGISGFPKRDESEYDTFGVGHSSTSIGAALGMSLAARQLNTGRKAVAIIGDGAMSAGMAFEALNHAGDVKADMLVILNDNEMSISKPVGALSSYFARIWASKTYDNIRKSGQKVFSGLPSALELARKAEEHMKGMVSPGMMFEELGFNYIGPIDGHDMDHLLTTIANLKDRSGPQFLHVITKKGKGFEPAEGDPIGYHAINKIEPDPKPNNEKSKLPKYCNVFGTWVCDAAEQDNRLVAITPAMKEGSDLIEFAERFPDRYFDVAIAEQHAVTLAAGMACDGVKPVVAIYSTFLQRAYDQLIHDVALQNLDVLFAIDRAGLVGEDGPTHAGVYDLTYLRCIPNMVVMAPSDEDECRKMLQTGYEYQGPAAVRYPRGTGQGVTIEPTLSTLAIGKSRTLRTGQSGIVICGFGRPTYDALNAAESLDATLLDMRFVKPIDEAALLAQRDAKLIVTVEENAIMGGAGSAVSEFLLANNITIPTLQLGLPDQYEEHASHASMLKRVGLDADGILLSIQDKLKNN
- a CDS encoding TIGR03643 family protein, which codes for MQFSVDEQSRILEMAWEDRTPFEAIEHQFGLNEQAVIKLMRKSLKLSSFKLWRERASGRKTKHLLLRSSSVSRGYCPTQYKQR